CGCCAAGCGTTGCGGAAGCCGAGCTTGGGCGTGGAGAACGAAAATTCGTCCGCCGCGAAGCTGTTGAACGTGAGCATTGCCGACTCGCAGCCCCATTGGGGGAGAGTCCGTTTTTCGCCGCCTATTTTAAGAGTCGTCATTTTTTTGAGAGTCGCGAGACCGAGCCTTTAATGTTTCTTTCGAGGTCGATTATTTTCTTTACGAGGGTATCGATTTGCTTTGCGATTTCGGAGAGCGAGCTTACCGCCTCGTCGATTCCGCCGCCCGCGCCCTTTTCGGAATCTCCCGATTTGCCCGACGCTTTTACCGATTGTGTTTTCTGGGGCGCGGATTTGGGTGCGCGGCTTTCCTCCAGCCGTTCCGAAAAGGATTTTGCCGAGCGCGGGGCTGGAATACCGCCGGTGGAGAATTCGTCCGCAGCGCCCGCCGTCCTTTCGGACAGGCGCTCCGAATACGACTTTGCCACACGCGGCGCGGGAACGCCGCCCGTCGAAAACCTTCCCACCGTTTCAGAGACCGCTCCGACCGCCGCGGAAACCGCGCTTCCGCCCGCGCCCGCAACTGCCCGCGCGGTGTCCGACGGCGTTTTGATTGCCCCCGCCCTTGCGGCGACTCCGTACGCCCTTTGCGAGGTTTCCGCGTCGGACTGCGCGACGGCCTCCTTGCTCGTAGGGTTTACGAACTTCCCCGTTTTGCGGTCGATGCCCTTGTATTCGCGCACGTCGTCGTTGATTGAAATTCCGTAGCGTTTTTCGAAGCGCTCGGCCATTTTTACGCCGCGGCTGATGTCGGCGCGGGAGTCCGAGCCGAGCAGCTCTTTGATTTTGTTTTGCTGCCGCTCCATCTGCCCGACGCTCGCGCCGTAGCGGGCGTTTTTGTTTGCGGTTGCGGGCTTCTGCTTCTTTTGAATGTCGTCGATTTTCTTAATGTCGGCGAGCGCCTCCGAATACGAAGTTTTGAAGCGTTCTGCGTATTCGGTGGCGCGTTTGCGGATTGAAAGCGCTTCCGCTTCGACCTTTTTTCCCGACGCTTTGAGCGCGGAAATCTGCGCCTCCACAACGAGCATATTGCGCTCGCGGGCGAGCTTGTCGGCCTCGATTTTCGCCTCCGCTTCGACCTTCGCCGTAGCGATTTCCCGCGCGTCGGCGTCGGAGAGGTTGGCGCTTTCTTTGAGGTTCAGAATCTCGCGTTCGATGTCGAGCCTGCGCTGCGTCTTTGCCGCCGCCGCATTGTCGCCGCGAGCCTGCGCCTGCAAAATTTCGAGCGAAAGCCGCGCGGTTTCCGCCGCCGCGCGTTTCTTTTCCTCGTTCGCGGCCTTCGGTTCCAGCCGCGCGATTTCCCCGCGCAAAGCCGCCGTCTCTCGGAGCTTTTCGCCGAGCATATCGTAGGCTTTCGCGCGGTCGGCAAAACTTTTCGAAGTGTTGCCCGCGTCGCTTTCGAGCCTTGCGATTTCCTCCTCGACGGCGCGGAGGTCGCGTTCCCTCTCGATTTTCCGTTCGGTATCGGAAAGGGCTTCGAGCGCGACCGCGCGTTTGATTTGGTTTGTGCGTCGCGCGGCGGTTTCGAACGCCTTGCGGTCGGCGGCCTCCCTTGCGAGCGCTTCCGCCGACGTGCGCGATTCAAGCTCCGCCTCCTTGCGGGCAAGCACCGTCCGCACCGACATCATCGCCGTGTTTAGCGACTGAATCTTCCTGAAGAGAGCCGTCCGTGATTCGTACTCGGCAAGCTCGCCCTCGCCGTACTGCGCCCCTTTTGCGAAGTTCGCGTCGCCGCCGCGCCTGCGGTTGCGCTCGCGGACCTGCTCGCGCTTGTCCGCGCGGTCGAGCATCTGCGCGTGTCTTTCGTATTCCGTCTTGACCTGCTCGAAATAGTTCCGCAGGCGGCCGACGCTTTCGGTCGTCGCGTCTTCGGCGGCGAAAGTGCGCATATCGGCGTTGACCTGTGCAACGCCGCTTTGGACGGCGCGGAGGGCGGGCGGAAGCTGCTCGTACGCCGAGCGCGCGCGTCCCGCAGCCTCCGCGCTCGAAATGAACTTGTCGGCAAGGTATCCGAGACCGACGGCAAGGGCGCCGATGCCCGTCATCGCCAACGCGCCGCGAAACGCCCGCAACGCGATTGTCGCCGCGGTAGCCGCGCCCGCGTTTGCGGTGAACGCCACGGATAGCGCCCGCAGACCCGCCGCCGTGGAAACGAATACGCGCGACATCGTGCCGAAAACCGCCACAAGGCGCGTCGCCGCGAAAATCGCCGGACCGATTGCAGCAACGGCAAGCCCGACCGACGCGGCGAATCTCTTTGTTTTGTCGTCGGAGGCGTTGAACGCGCTTACGAGGTCGTATGCCTGCATCACGACTTCGCGCAGCGCCTTTCCGAGCGACGAACTTTCAACCGCAATCTGCGCCTCTTCGACCGCCGACTTGATTTGGAAGAACGCTCCGCGCAGGTTGTCCTCCTGCTGTTTTGCGATTCGCTCCGTCGTGCCCGCCGAGTCTTTGAGCGCGTCGGAAAAGCGTTTGAGGCTGTCGCCGCCCATATCGGTGAGCGCGGCGACGGCGGCGGCCGCGCGGTCTCCGAAAATCCTGAAAATCTGCTCCGTGGAAATGCCTGCATCACCGAGGTCGCTTATGATGTCGAGAATCGGGCGCATTTTGCCCGACGCGTCCTTCGTATCGACGCCGAGTTCCGCAAGCACTTTCTGCGCGTCGCGCGACGGTTTGACGAGCGAGGAAATCGCCTTGCGCAGCGCCGTGCCCGCCATCGTGCCCTGCAAGCCCGCGTTGCCGAGGGCGCCGACTGCCGCCGTGATGTCTTCGATACTCTGCCCCGACGACCTCGCGACGGGCGCGACGTATTTCATCGCGTCGCCGAGTTGGCGCAAGTCGGTGTTCGAACTCGTGAACGCCTTTACGAGAACGTCGTTTGCGTGGGCGAGTTCGCCAACGTCAAGCCCGAAGCCGCGCAGGATGTTCGACGTGATGTTTGCGGCGGTGCCCATATCGAGCGTGGCGGCTGCGGCAAGCTGCAACACCGACGGCATAGAGCGCGTCATTTCCGACACCGAAAAGCCCGACATCGCAAGGTACGACATTGCGTTTGCCGCGTCGCTTGCCGAAAAGCGGGTTGTCGCACCGAGTTCCCGGGCCTGCGCGGTCAGGGCTTTCAGCTCGCCGGCCGTCGCCGCGGAAATCGCGCCCACGCGCGACATCTGCGCCTCGAAGTCGGTGAAGAGTTTGGCGGCGAGCGTGCCGAACGCAACAAGCGGCGCGGTGAAGTACATCGACATCGACTTGCCGAATGTCTCCAAGCCCGCGACCTTTTGCGAGATTCTTCCGAGCGCGTCCTCAACTTTCTTCCCGCCGCCGACGTCGGAATCGAGCAGAAGCCTGATGATGAAATCTTTCGCCGCCATTTTTTGTTTGAATTAGAGGTTTGCCTTCATCGCGTCGTTGCCCGCGGCGATAATGTTGCCGAGGCTTTCGGCGGCGGCCGCGTCGAAGCGCGGAATGAATAGCGGCGCGAGGTCTTCGGCGGTCGGGTATTCGGCGCGGGAGTCGCCTTTGAGCATCGCCCACGCGAGAATTACCACCGTCGAAATTCTCGCCGCCGCAGAGCCGCGCTTGTCGGCGAGCGCCTGCATTTCCTCGGCGGTGCCGCCCGCGCGTTCGTAGCGGAAGTACGCCTGCGCGTCCCAGGCGACCGCGATTTTCTTTCCGTTGATTTCGATTTCCGTCATTTTCAAATTCCTTTCCGTTTGAAAAAATCCGCCGCGGGGCATTGCCCTGCGGCGGCGTATTTTATTTTGCGATTTTCGCGTCGAGCAGCCGTTCGGTCAGGTACTTGCCCACGGTCTTGATTTTTACAAGCGCGGCGTTGTCGGCGTCCGCGCCTTTGACGAGCATTTCGCACTCGTAGGCCGTGCAGAACTTTTTCGCGGCGGCGAAATCGGAGGAACGCAGAAGCATTTTCCGCGTGTCCTCCGCAAAGGACACAAGCCCCGAAAGCGGAATCGCCGCGAGCCTGTCGGCGTTGGCAAACAGCCACGCTTCGTCGCGTGCGGCGAACGCGCAGCCGGTTATCAGCGTTTCGGGCATCGCAACGCCGTCGATTTTGTAGCCGTCGGCCTTGATTTTATCCCAAGCTGTCGGGTTTTCGGCAAAGTAGACCTGCGGCACAAGGCGCAGCGCCGTGTTTGCGGGTACGTCGAGCTCGCGGGAGAGCACCCAGTAGACCGCCCTGAAGAACGCGCGGTTTTCGACGGCGAGCTTTTTCTGCTCGTCGGTCATCGACGCGTTTTGCGGTTCGCCCAGAAAAAATTTTGCGGCGTTCGTACTCTTCCAAGCGTCGAACTCGCGCACGAAGTCGGCCTTGTTTTCGGCCATATAGGCGCGGCGTGCGGCGCGGACGGTGTCGTTGTCCTGATAGGCGGGCATTTCGGCTTTAAGCTCCGCGAGCGTTTTTGCGTACGCGCCCAGCCCGCAGGCGAGCGCAAGAGTTGTGATAATGATTTTTTTCATTTGTCGGTTCCTTTCCTATTTTGAAATTTTCGCGTCGATGATTCGCGCAGTCAGCGCCTTGCCGACGGCTTGGATTTTTTCGGTGTTTTGGCAGTCGTGCAAAAGCATAGCGTTTTCGAATTCGTTGCAGACGGCTTTTGCCTTCGCGGTGTCGGCGGCATACAGGCACATTCTGCGGACGGCTTCGCACTTGGCGTCGAGCCATTCGGCGGAGCGGTTTAAAATTCCGTCGCGATAGCGGTATACGGTGTCGATGTCGCGCGTCGAGAGACCTATTTCGAGCCCGAACCAGAGCGGAATTTCGATGCCGCCCACCTTGTAGCCGGCGGCTTTGATTGCCGCCCAAGCGTCGGGGTTGAGCGAAACGAATTTCCAGCAGTTGAGCGAAATCTTCACGTCGTCGGGAGCGTCGATGTCTCCGTCGGCGGCGTAGAGGTGCGAAAACAGCGAGCGCATATAAAATTTGTTCTGCTTTGCTTCGGGCGAGAGCGACGCCCACTCCGCAACCGCGCGGGTCTGAAATTTGACGTACGGCGAGTTTTTGTTTTTCTGCCACGCCGCGCGGATGTCGGCGATGTTTTCGCGGACGTAGTTTTGGCGTGCCTCCTTGACGTTTTGGGACGAATCGAGAGCGCGGAACTCGGCGACAAGTTCGTCGGTTGATTTTGCGTATGCCGAGACGGCGCACGCCGCGGCGATGGTTGCGATGATGTATTTTTTCATTTTTGTTTTTTTGAGGTTCGAAATTTTATTCGATGCCGAATTCGTCGCGGAGCATTTGCAGTTTTTCGAACTTGTCGGCGCGGTCGAAGTCGATGCGGAAATAGCCCATATCGGTGGCGGGGCTTGCCGTGGCGATGTCTATGAAAACGCGCGGCTTTGTGTTTTGCAAAACCCACAGCCTCAGGTCGGCGAACCGCTCGGCGGAAAGCGCAAGCGCGGCGCGGCCGACCGCGTCTTTCGAAAATTCCGCCGCGCGGGCGAGTTTTGCGGAGTCTTTAAAATTCCGCGACGAGCGTACCGCGGCAACGCCGTCTTTTGCGGAGTCCGCCTCTTTGGCAGCCGACACGGCGGCACGCGCGGACTTTGCCGACTGCGCGAATTCAAGCGTTGCGAGCATATCGCGGTAATCCCGCGAAAGGTCGGCGAACGCCGCGTTTGCGGCGAGTGCCGCCAAAATCATAAAAGCGGTTTTTCTCATCGGTTTACTTTCGATAGTAGGTTATAATCGGGGCACGCCAGATGCGGCTGCTGTTTGCGCCGTCCATCTCGATTTCGTTCGAATTTTTGCGGCTTACCAAAATCGTGTTTTCGGGATTCAGGAAAATCTCGCGAATTGAAACGCCGTTGAGCGTTCCCGACAAGTCGGGGTAAAATTCGATTGTCGAAATCGAAACGGGTTTTGACGTATACCCGCCGTAAAACTGCCCCGTCGTGAATCCCTCGTACTTGAAAATCGAAATTCCGCTGCCGCCCGCCGAGCGTTTAAGCTCTTTTTTCGGCTTGGCGCAAATGCCCGTGGTCGGGTTCGGACCCGACGGGTAATAAAAAATTCGGCACTTGTCGTCCTCGATACCCAAGCCCTCGTGATAGCTTCTGTCGCGCCAGACCGTAGAAACGTGGTAGAGCAAAACGCCGGTTTTGCTCAAAACTTTCAATTCGCATTCCCACCAATATACCGCCCGAGAATTTGACGAGTTCGTGCCCGTGCGGAACATATCCACGCGGATGCAGAGCACCTCGTTCGAAACGAGGTTGTTGTCGGCGGCGAACTGCGCGGCGTTCGGCAGTTTGCCGCTCGTCATCAGCTTGTTCGCCGAAATGAATTTGGAGTCGGGCGCGAGCTTCGACGTTTCCGAATCCACGGGGAGCGGCGCGTAGCGCGCGCCGAATGCCGGCAGCGAAACCGCCGCGGCGGTTGCGAGTGTAAAGACGGTTTTTTTAAACATTTTCGACTCCGTTTTCGGACGGCGCAAGCATCAGCTGTCCGTCCACTCTTACAAGTTCAAGTTTGTGGTAAAGTCCGTCGCCGCCTTCCGTTTCGTCGAGCATATAAAGCCCGCGGTCCTCGCCGATGAATATGCGGTTGCCCGTAGCGACGAGCGCGGAATTGAGCTGCTTTATGATGCGCTCGTAAAGCGCGGTCGGGTTGGTCTGCTCGTTCACGAGCGCAAGGATTTGGTCGCGGGCGTCGATTGCCTCCTGCCGTACGCGGCGGATTTCGTCGAGGGCTTCGACGAGCGACGCGCCCGAAACGCCATTGTCGAGAATGTAGATTCTGCCCGCGTAGAAAGTGATAGCGTCCTCGCCCAAGACGAGGTTGACGCAGAGCCAGCGGACGCCCGCAGTCAGCGCGGTGTCCTCGGGCGTGAGCAGGATTTCGGCGTGGCACGCCGCGCCGCCGTTCCACGAGTCTTTTGTCAGTTGCGCGTTGAGCGTACCGAAAGTCTTTTTGACGACAACGCCGCCCTCCGCGTCGGGGTACCAGTCGCCGCCCGTGTCCTTGATTACGAGTTCGAGCGACGGGCTTTCGCCCAAAAGGTCGGACGGTATTTCGCCGCCGCGGAACAGCCCGATTTGCAACTTTGCGGAGTTGCCCGCGTGGAGTTTCAAAAGGTCGTTTGTGATGGTGTTGATTGCGTCGGTTTCGTAGCTTTGGCAGTCGAGGGCGACTCGCAGGCGCTGGGCAATCGCGCCCGTTGCGCCCGAGGGTTCGTCGGCACTGTCGCCGGCGACGGCGACAGTGCCGAGCGAAACGTCGCCCAACGGATTGTCGGCGTAGAAGCCGTCGAAATAGTATTTCCATTTGTTGGCGTCGTACGACAGCGAGCCGACCTGCCGGGTAAGCGACGCCACTTTAAACGTGTACACGGCGAAATCCAATCAGGCGATTTTCGACGAGCTCCGCCGCCTTTCCGACGGCGTCAACCGCGAGCTGCAAGACCTCAACAAGGCAATCGGGCGAATCGAGGGCAAGATAGACGCCCCGCAAAAACAGGCTTTGAAATGAACCCCGAACAGGCGAAGGAAAACCAGCAGTGCAGAACCGACGTGCTCGAATACCTTGCGGCGCGTCCGCGCGTAACGACGCGGACGTTCAGAATGCCGCGCTCGATTCCGCAAAGGGTATGGACGCTACCACGCTTGAAATCCACACGCGCAGGCTCAAAGCCTTCAAGGGCGAGGGCGGGGGCAATGCCACGGGCGAAGCCGTGCAGGGAGACCTGTTCGGCGTAGACGATTCGGCGATGCGTGAAATGGTTGCGCTTTCGAAAGCGGCGGGCGAGCTTGTGAAGCAGAACAAGCAGAGGATACTGGCGGTAAAGGGTGTAATCAAACGCCCCGAAATTGCGCGCGAGATGGGCGTTGACATCAACAACCCCGACGCTGTGCGCGCCGCAGTTGCCGCGCTTGAATACGAGAACAGCAGGCTGATGAGTCCCACGCCCGAACCCGAAATTATGGACAAGATACGCAAAAAAGCGGGCTTGTTCGATAAAGCGGAGAACAGCGAAAACATCGAACAGGGCGCGGGTGTTGAAACCTAAGAAGATACGGGCGGTTTGTTCGACGACGGCACGGCGGAGATGAGTTTCAGTCGGGCGATAAGGCGGAAAGAATGGAAGCCTACCGACGCGGAAATAAAGGAAGTCGAACGGCAGATAAAAGAGGTAAAAGCCAAGTGGACGAATCCCGACGGGAAGCGGAAGAAAGGCTATCTTTGTGCCCCGAATGGAAAAGAAAGCAGGCTTACGGGTTTGGACAAGTTTATTGTGCCCGAGTATTCGGCGAGCCGATATGTCCAGAAGTTTTACGAGGGCAAGACGGAATGGGCGCAGATTAAGGGTACGGTGAAGAAAGTAAGCGAGCACAAGCTTCCCGCGCGTACTTGGACGCCCGCGCAGATTCGGCGCGCGGAGTGGTACGAGGGCAGGCGCGACGGCGTGGCGATGTCGCGCG
The Opitutia bacterium KCR 482 genome window above contains:
- a CDS encoding phage tail tape measure protein, producing the protein MAAKDFIIRLLLDSDVGGGKKVEDALGRISQKVAGLETFGKSMSMYFTAPLVAFGTLAAKLFTDFEAQMSRVGAISAATAGELKALTAQARELGATTRFSASDAANAMSYLAMSGFSVSEMTRSMPSVLQLAAAATLDMGTAANITSNILRGFGLDVGELAHANDVLVKAFTSSNTDLRQLGDAMKYVAPVARSSGQSIEDITAAVGALGNAGLQGTMAGTALRKAISSLVKPSRDAQKVLAELGVDTKDASGKMRPILDIISDLGDAGISTEQIFRIFGDRAAAAVAALTDMGGDSLKRFSDALKDSAGTTERIAKQQEDNLRGAFFQIKSAVEEAQIAVESSSLGKALREVVMQAYDLVSAFNASDDKTKRFAASVGLAVAAIGPAIFAATRLVAVFGTMSRVFVSTAAGLRALSVAFTANAGAATAATIALRAFRGALAMTGIGALAVGLGYLADKFISSAEAAGRARSAYEQLPPALRAVQSGVAQVNADMRTFAAEDATTESVGRLRNYFEQVKTEYERHAQMLDRADKREQVRERNRRRGGDANFAKGAQYGEGELAEYESRTALFRKIQSLNTAMMSVRTVLARKEAELESRTSAEALAREAADRKAFETAARRTNQIKRAVALEALSDTERKIERERDLRAVEEEIARLESDAGNTSKSFADRAKAYDMLGEKLRETAALRGEIARLEPKAANEEKKRAAAETARLSLEILQAQARGDNAAAAKTQRRLDIEREILNLKESANLSDADAREIATAKVEAEAKIEADKLARERNMLVVEAQISALKASGKKVEAEALSIRKRATEYAERFKTSYSEALADIKKIDDIQKKQKPATANKNARYGASVGQMERQQNKIKELLGSDSRADISRGVKMAERFEKRYGISINDDVREYKGIDRKTGKFVNPTSKEAVAQSDAETSQRAYGVAARAGAIKTPSDTARAVAGAGGSAVSAAVGAVSETVGRFSTGGVPAPRVAKSYSERLSERTAGAADEFSTGGIPAPRSAKSFSERLEESRAPKSAPQKTQSVKASGKSGDSEKGAGGGIDEAVSSLSEIAKQIDTLVKKIIDLERNIKGSVSRLSKK